Genomic DNA from Rubripirellula tenax:
CTCGAATTGGTCATAGACCAATGGGTTGCGTACGTTTACCACGGCGGTGCCGACGAAACGGTCATCGACAATGTAAGTGAACTGATCCTTGGATGAACGATTGCTCTCGGTTCGATAGACGACCGATTGCCCGTCATCACTGATGCGAAGTTCCGATCCCAGCGCAGTCTCGCTGGCCAGCGTGATTCGACGATCGCCGGAATAGCCATCAGGAAATTGAGACCCGAGCAACAGTTCCAGGCGATACTCGTCTTCCGACAGGTCTATGGTTGTCTCAAATGGCAACAACGGAGAAACGATATTGACCGCGACTTCGGCCGACAACAGATCGTCAACTGTGTAGCGGAACGTTTCGGTACCCGCGCGATCAGCCGGCGGTGTGTACTGAAGTCGGGATCCATCGGCGACGATCTGCAGTCGCCCGCCCAGACTGGCGGTACTAACAGCCGTGATCTTGCCTGCTCCGGTGTAGTCCACATCAACGATGTCATTGCCAAGAACATCGAACTGAATCGGACCCGAGTTTTGATCAGCGGCGAACACGTCGTCGACCAAAATCAGATCGCCCGCCAAAAGCTGACGCTGCTCGAGTCCCTCGACCCGGGGACGACGGGACCGGCGGTTTCGTTTTCGATATTTCATCACGGCACCTCGTCAGACCAGGACTGCAAGTAGTCAGTCTATTCTCTCAACGAATGCATCAGTACCCAGATCTGCTTAGAATCCTCGCTGATTCTGGGGTTCGACGAAGGAAACGCAAAGGAAAATCGCCCGATCAAAGCCCCGTCGTGCGATTCTACGCAGCGGTTGAGAAAGTAACGCAAAGACGGATCATGGCGTGATATTTCATGAACACCATGTTGGATGCACCCGATCGGTTAAGTCGCTAATTTTTTGTAGCAGAAATCGCCAAGAGCTTCGTAGCGACATGGGACAGCCCGATTCGACGAAAGACTCGACGACTTCTGCTTCGCTTAAACGTCGACAGACCCGCGCGCTACAAAGAAATGGAAGACCTAGGGGTGGCGGTTCAGGCATGCGGCCATGCCGGATAGGTCGCGAAACAAAAAATCGGTGAATGTCCCCTCGGCCGTTACCGTGTCGGGCTCCCGGCCCTCGGAATAGAGATAGACGATCGGATCGTCAGACTCCGACGGAAGCGCAAAGTACGCGGTGATATATCCCTGGTGCCCCATGAACGCCAAATAGTGATCCGGCAGGTTCCATTGCACGTGGTTTTCTGCGAGCAGGCCCGGAAGATATTCGGTGTTGGCTCGCACGTCATTGAGAAACCAATCGCATCCCACGAAGATGCCACGATGGTCGCGTCCCATCCATCGCAGATATTGCCGATAGGCGAGTGGGAGCGGGTGCCCGACCACACGCTCGAGGCCGTCGATTTCATCCTCCGAGCAACCGATGGGCGCACCAATGTGTGGAAAGACTTGCTGTTCGTAGAACAGCTTCAGCTTGGCGAGGTGATCGATTGCCATACGAATCGCCTGAGGCATACGGTGGAAGGTCTCCCTGCGAACGCTCCCAACGAAGCGATGAAGTTCGCATCAGAAAACGCCAATGGTACGCCCGTACGCTTTGTCGTGCAAAGAAAAGTGCGTCTCGCTGTTCCGTTGCAAATGACAAGTCGAATGATGAGTGACCTGTTCGACTATTTCGGTCGATCGACACGAACGATTTCGGCGCCGAAGGCTTCAACACAAGATCGGACCAACGGGTTCGATTCGATTTCTCGCATCCGCTGCATCCGCGTCGGTTTCGGAGCCGTTGATTCCACCTTCACAGGCTTCGCCTTCGGTGGCGCGGCGTGGTATTCGAGACTCACGCGCTGGCCAACCACTTCGCTGACCGCATCGACGAGCGCCGATCGATTGTCGGGCGCGTCGCACCGCCGCATGGTCAGTCCGGCTTCCGCAGGGAAGACCAGCCGAAGTCGATCCGGTCCCAGATACTCGGCGTGATCGATTTGCCGAGCCAATGATTGGCGCACTTCCTCGAGTCGCTCGATCGCTGCCAACCACACCGATTGCGCGCTGGCCGCTGATAGTGCGACTGCGCTGGTCGATGATAACGCGACCGCATTGGCGACCGGTGCCGCAGCGGATCGTGGGGCTGGTGTGACGACTGGCGAATCACTAGCGACCGTGACGGGTTCGACGGCAACATTCGGCAATGGGGCTGGAACACTTGCGATTGGATTCGGCGGCGATGACGGAGTCGGCCGCGGGCTAATCGTTAGCTTTTTTTTTTCTGCGGACGATCCGGCACTACGAACCGCAGCACCCGAGGCGGCCGCCAAGTTGGCGATATTCTGCAGATCCGGCAGGTTGCAAATTTGAATCAACGTGGCTTCCAGCAACACACGGCTGTAGACGCTCAATCGAATGCGCACCAACGTCTGGTCGATCAATCCGACAACGGCAAGCACCGTTTGCAATCCCCAAGCGTTGCCGAGTTGATTCAGTTCGCCATGCAGCGACGCCGACGTGTGTCGCATCAGCGATGCGTCACAGCCGACGGTGACGGCCATCAAGTCGCGAAAATAGCCGAGCAACTGCTCCGCCAACCGACCCGCATCGACACCCGCGTCGATGGCAGCATCTAATTGCCGCATCGATTCCGCCGCATCACGATTGGCCATCGCCCCGGCCAGCGCGTGCAAACGAACGTCGTCCGCGGTACCAAGCATCGTGTGCACTTGATCCGCCGTCAGCTCGCCGTCACTGAACGCTAAAACCTGTTCCAGCAGCGATTGGCTGTCCCGCATCGAACCGGCGGCGCGACGCGCGATCAACTCGAGCGCTAGATCGTCCGCTTTCGCGCCTTCCGCCGTCACGATCTCGCGCAATCGCATCGTGATCTTGTCGACCTCGACGGGCGCAAAGTCGAAACGTTGGCAACGGCTAAGTACCGTGATCGGCAGCTTTTCCGGATCCGTGGTACAGAA
This window encodes:
- the dnaX gene encoding DNA polymerase III subunit gamma/tau, whose product is MAEPASKDGDYVVVARRYRPRGFDELVGQDHVGRALKNAIDTNRVGHAYLFTGARGVGKTSTARIFAKALNDPSGPTANPDNASDVAQAIDSGEDVDVIEIDGASNRGIDEIRSLRANVGVRPSRSRYKIYIIDEVHMLTGAAFNALLKTLEEPPEHVKFIFCTTDPEKLPITVLSRCQRFDFAPVEVDKITMRLREIVTAEGAKADDLALELIARRAAGSMRDSQSLLEQVLAFSDGELTADQVHTMLGTADDVRLHALAGAMANRDAAESMRQLDAAIDAGVDAGRLAEQLLGYFRDLMAVTVGCDASLMRHTSASLHGELNQLGNAWGLQTVLAVVGLIDQTLVRIRLSVYSRVLLEATLIQICNLPDLQNIANLAAASGAAVRSAGSSAEKKKLTISPRPTPSSPPNPIASVPAPLPNVAVEPVTVASDSPVVTPAPRSAAAPVANAVALSSTSAVALSAASAQSVWLAAIERLEEVRQSLARQIDHAEYLGPDRLRLVFPAEAGLTMRRCDAPDNRSALVDAVSEVVGQRVSLEYHAAPPKAKPVKVESTAPKPTRMQRMREIESNPLVRSCVEAFGAEIVRVDRPK
- a CDS encoding SMI1/KNR4 family protein translates to MAIDHLAKLKLFYEQQVFPHIGAPIGCSEDEIDGLERVVGHPLPLAYRQYLRWMGRDHRGIFVGCDWFLNDVRANTEYLPGLLAENHVQWNLPDHYLAFMGHQGYITAYFALPSESDDPIVYLYSEGREPDTVTAEGTFTDFLFRDLSGMAACLNRHP